One window of Chryseobacterium sp. JJR-5R genomic DNA carries:
- a CDS encoding SusD/RagB family nutrient-binding outer membrane lipoprotein, translating into MKKIKFLVSVIACGVLLNSCNDYLDINENPNSVHQEDLTPQLIFPGAITQTYRTQGTTMLEFGNIMMNSWAGNSYAFGGPFTNEYTLSSVNSSFYSGIWDGIYPNLANFAYIESYPNSDKRQNNYIAAAKIMKAYYMQYLVDLYGDVPYSEAFQGQKNLTPRYDDDAAIYKSLIEDMDAAKALITAAPANALAMGTADIVFAGNMSNWTNFANTIKFKLLMRMSNVTGDLATYRNQQLATLSTASFISADVFEKPGYAGTSDAALHPTTLTYFTNSAGNIPQRNLLITASENLATALNGNNLSLPDTYYQKYNGIVDPRRVRLFLTVGGVVRGVRQGATPGQPGAPNDSNVVSSLSPYTVGANSTAAGTIISQSNARGGLLMSLAELNLLKAEAALRYPGIFPSFDGQSLFNSAITQSGLTMNGNTTAINMATYIAQISTRPGLGWVGSTEQKYEAIMTQKWILLTQSNPTEMYIEFNRLGQKYPASPLATTATRPNKPLRLIYPTSEYVGNSSNVPNISSNDVFVKNQYTPFWNQN; encoded by the coding sequence ATGAAAAAGATAAAATTTTTAGTTTCTGTAATAGCATGTGGAGTATTATTAAACTCATGTAATGACTATTTAGATATCAATGAAAATCCTAACAGTGTACATCAGGAAGATCTAACACCACAATTAATTTTCCCGGGTGCAATTACTCAAACATATAGAACTCAAGGTACAACAATGTTAGAGTTTGGTAATATAATGATGAATAGCTGGGCGGGTAATTCTTATGCTTTTGGAGGACCATTTACCAATGAATATACTTTATCGAGTGTAAATAGCAGTTTCTACAGCGGTATATGGGATGGTATTTATCCAAATTTGGCTAATTTCGCTTATATTGAAAGTTATCCAAATTCTGATAAGAGACAAAATAATTATATTGCAGCAGCAAAAATAATGAAAGCATACTATATGCAATATTTGGTTGACTTATATGGTGATGTTCCATATAGTGAAGCATTTCAAGGTCAGAAAAATCTCACACCAAGGTATGATGACGATGCAGCTATTTATAAATCTCTTATTGAAGATATGGATGCTGCTAAAGCTTTGATAACAGCTGCTCCAGCTAACGCTTTAGCAATGGGTACAGCTGATATAGTATTTGCAGGGAACATGTCAAATTGGACTAATTTTGCCAATACTATTAAATTTAAACTTTTAATGAGAATGTCAAATGTGACTGGTGATTTGGCTACATATAGAAATCAGCAATTAGCAACATTATCCACTGCGAGCTTTATTTCTGCTGATGTATTTGAAAAACCAGGGTATGCAGGCACAAGTGATGCGGCTTTACATCCTACTACTCTTACATACTTTACTAATTCAGCAGGAAATATTCCTCAACGTAATCTTTTAATTACGGCATCAGAGAATTTAGCAACTGCGTTAAATGGTAATAATTTAAGTCTTCCGGATACATATTATCAAAAGTATAATGGTATTGTAGACCCTAGAAGAGTCAGACTGTTTCTTACTGTAGGGGGTGTTGTGAGAGGTGTAAGACAAGGAGCAACTCCTGGTCAACCGGGTGCACCTAATGATAGTAATGTAGTTTCAAGTTTGTCACCATATACGGTAGGTGCAAATTCTACTGCCGCTGGAACTATTATTTCACAAAGTAATGCTAGAGGCGGATTGTTGATGTCTTTAGCAGAATTGAATCTTTTGAAAGCTGAAGCAGCTTTAAGATATCCAGGAATTTTTCCTTCTTTTGATGGACAATCACTATTTAATAGTGCTATTACTCAATCTGGTTTAACTATGAATGGTAATACGACAGCTATTAATATGGCAACCTATATTGCGCAAATTTCAACTCGACCAGGTTTAGGTTGGGTAGGTTCTACAGAACAAAAGTATGAAGCGATTATGACGCAAAAGTGGATCCTTCTGACTCAGAGCAATCCAACAGAAATGTATATAGAATTTAATAGATTAGGACAAAAATATCCAGCTTCTCCTTTAGCTACTACCGCTACAAGGCCAAACAAGCCATTGAGATTAATTTATCCTACATCAGAATATGTTGGTAATTCATCAAATGTACCTAACATTTCAAGTAATGATGTTTTTGTAAAAAACCAATACACGCCTTTCTGGAACCAAAACTAA
- a CDS encoding SusC/RagA family TonB-linked outer membrane protein, whose protein sequence is MKKLTTSVLAVVLTASFGIVSAQQTQSDTLRTQDIREVVVTGALGIKKRQDAVVSSNKVVGDKELNQAASQSISQALISKVSGLQINTTNSGVNPTTKIILRGFRSISGDTNPLVVIDGVVATMNVFNQLPPDIVENINVIKGQQGAALYGSLGSNGVLVVTTKRGTRSERISVNLSSSVEFTNSYKLPIRQRLFGQGYPGEADYSDVDYGGTNWVPYENTAWGPAFNDPNIGGQLIEVGLPQANGEFLRTTYSAKKGDNIRNFFDTGIQFKNGFNVSTGGADSYTFLSYDRLENEFIVPGDKLKRNTVFFKGGKKIGKFRMDGNVSIIDQSTHQTNGNLYAQLLQTPTNVDIRDFRNSGFAGNYTSFAYNPYALRDISRGDSRLTSSTGIISLGYEFNDHISLTYNGSLYMAGQEVENHTDAFNSNEIIINAPGTGIDGATLRQLGVAAITSAYNKQSSRVRNFYGDLILNFKYDLTNDINFSANIGNNITDNFSSTTSAGGTNLRIPYFYNISNVVNPTPAYNLNNTYIRSRQYAFFANVDLGLKDYLFVNLTGRIEQSSRLSARPTGTTDFSNKGIPYYSGGVSFIPTKAFDGLKDNSVLNYLKISGSYTVTGNAVIGAYDNDEVGVFPTGYPLLNSSFLLNKNPTNQFIKPEANKTLEGNIFLGFLKDRITIEGSAFQTDTDDLITGSTTSATTGIVSLTNNIGNIRNSGFEVDLGITPFKSENFEWSLRGSYSKYESLVKDLGPGVDEVGLTQDAYGIPAGVFAVKGERFPVIKGIKYERDPNGNIIVDQTGLPVTNSKYQILGKVTPDYILGFSTNVRYKGLTLAVTADYRTGNSFISDTKSLLGFAGALEKTVEFDRAQGYVIPGSVQNTGTATNPIYTPNTTTVGDDPSYAGTANYFSGAYQTSVGEEFVVDGTALKIREISLAYQIPKSVLGSTFVRSLSVGVYARNAFAWYAKSNRNFADPETSNGGVGGIAVTSQYPTTRTFGFSLNASF, encoded by the coding sequence ATGAAGAAATTAACTACAAGTGTGTTAGCTGTAGTTCTTACTGCGTCTTTTGGGATAGTAAGCGCACAACAAACACAAAGTGACACTTTGAGAACTCAAGATATTCGTGAGGTTGTTGTTACGGGAGCTCTTGGTATTAAAAAAAGACAAGATGCTGTCGTTTCAAGTAACAAAGTTGTAGGAGACAAAGAATTAAACCAAGCAGCCAGTCAAAGTATAAGTCAAGCTCTTATTAGTAAGGTTTCTGGTTTACAAATTAATACTACAAATAGCGGTGTAAACCCTACTACAAAAATTATATTAAGGGGCTTTAGATCAATAAGTGGTGATACTAATCCGTTAGTAGTAATTGATGGTGTTGTGGCAACTATGAATGTCTTTAATCAATTACCTCCTGACATTGTTGAAAATATTAACGTTATTAAAGGTCAACAAGGTGCTGCACTATATGGTTCATTAGGTAGTAATGGGGTTTTGGTTGTTACTACAAAAAGAGGTACTAGGTCTGAGCGTATTTCTGTAAACTTAAGTTCATCTGTAGAATTTACCAATTCATATAAGTTACCAATTAGACAAAGACTATTTGGCCAAGGGTATCCTGGTGAGGCTGATTATTCTGATGTTGATTATGGTGGGACAAATTGGGTACCATATGAAAATACTGCTTGGGGACCAGCTTTTAATGATCCAAATATTGGAGGTCAGTTGATTGAAGTAGGATTACCACAAGCTAATGGTGAATTTCTTAGAACTACTTATAGTGCTAAAAAAGGAGATAATATTAGAAACTTTTTTGATACAGGGATACAGTTTAAAAACGGATTCAATGTAAGCACAGGAGGTGCAGATTCGTATACTTTTTTATCGTATGATAGATTAGAAAATGAATTTATTGTTCCAGGAGATAAACTAAAAAGGAATACAGTATTCTTTAAAGGAGGTAAGAAGATTGGAAAGTTCAGAATGGATGGAAATGTCAGTATAATTGACCAATCTACACATCAAACCAATGGTAATCTTTACGCGCAGCTTTTACAGACACCTACCAACGTAGATATTAGAGATTTTAGAAATTCTGGATTTGCGGGTAACTATACTTCTTTTGCATATAATCCCTATGCTTTAAGAGATATTTCAAGAGGAGATAGTAGACTTACTTCTTCAACTGGTATTATATCATTAGGTTATGAATTTAATGATCATATTAGTCTTACTTATAATGGTAGTTTGTATATGGCAGGACAAGAGGTTGAAAATCATACAGATGCATTTAATTCAAATGAAATAATAATTAATGCGCCAGGTACAGGTATTGATGGTGCAACTTTAAGACAATTAGGAGTAGCTGCAATTACATCAGCCTACAATAAGCAAAGTTCTAGGGTTAGAAATTTTTATGGAGATTTAATTTTAAATTTTAAGTACGACTTAACAAATGATATAAATTTTTCTGCAAATATTGGAAATAATATAACAGATAACTTTTCATCTACTACGTCTGCAGGAGGAACAAATTTAAGAATTCCATATTTCTACAATATTTCGAATGTCGTTAATCCTACTCCAGCTTATAATTTAAATAATACATATATACGTTCAAGACAATATGCATTTTTTGCCAACGTAGATTTAGGATTAAAAGATTATTTATTTGTTAACTTAACGGGAAGAATTGAGCAATCTTCCAGATTAAGTGCAAGACCAACGGGAACTACTGATTTTTCAAATAAGGGAATTCCTTATTATTCAGGTGGTGTATCCTTCATTCCGACAAAAGCATTTGATGGGTTAAAAGATAATAGTGTATTAAATTACCTGAAAATAAGTGGAAGTTACACTGTAACTGGTAATGCTGTAATTGGTGCCTATGATAATGATGAAGTAGGAGTTTTCCCTACAGGGTATCCATTATTAAATTCATCTTTTTTGCTTAACAAAAATCCTACTAATCAATTTATTAAACCAGAAGCAAATAAAACTCTGGAGGGAAATATATTTTTGGGATTCTTAAAAGATAGGATAACTATTGAAGGTTCTGCATTCCAAACTGATACTGATGATCTAATTACTGGTAGTACTACTTCTGCTACCACAGGAATTGTATCTTTAACTAACAATATCGGAAATATTAGAAATTCTGGTTTTGAGGTTGATTTAGGTATTACTCCTTTTAAATCAGAAAACTTTGAATGGTCGTTAAGAGGCTCATATTCAAAATATGAATCATTAGTTAAAGATTTAGGTCCAGGTGTTGATGAGGTTGGTTTGACTCAAGACGCATATGGAATTCCTGCAGGTGTTTTTGCTGTTAAAGGTGAGAGGTTCCCTGTTATAAAAGGTATTAAATATGAGAGAGACCCTAATGGTAATATCATAGTAGATCAAACTGGTTTACCTGTAACTAATTCAAAATATCAAATTTTAGGTAAAGTTACTCCAGATTATATTTTAGGGTTTTCAACTAATGTTAGATATAAAGGTTTAACTTTAGCAGTAACTGCTGATTACAGGACTGGAAATAGCTTTATTTCAGATACAAAAAGCTTATTAGGTTTTGCAGGTGCATTAGAAAAAACAGTTGAGTTTGATCGCGCTCAAGGATATGTTATTCCAGGATCTGTACAAAATACAGGAACGGCAACTAATCCTATTTATACACCTAATACAACAACTGTGGGAGATGATCCATCTTATGCAGGAACTGCAAATTATTTTTCAGGTGCATATCAAACTAGTGTCGGTGAAGAATTTGTAGTAGATGGTACAGCTCTTAAGATTAGAGAAATTTCGTTAGCTTATCAGATACCTAAATCTGTATTAGGCAGTACTTTTGTAAGATCTTTATCAGTTGGAGTATATGCAAGAAATGCTTTTGCATGGTATGCAAAATCTAATCGTAATTTTGCAGATCCTGAAACTTCAAATGGTGGAGTTGGAGGTATTGCTGTCACAAGTCAATATCCGACTACAAGAACATTTGGATTCAGCTTGAATGCTTCTTTTTAA
- a CDS encoding ribonuclease HII, producing MDLLKKWSNFYVEAGCDEVGRGCLCGPVVAAAVILDDNFNQNLVNDSKKLNFKTRLSIDQYIKDHVKDYAIAELPPCFIDQHNILNASIHAMHQALDKLTIRPELILVDGNRFHPYNYIPYECIIKGDAKVLSIAAASILAKNYRDRLMIELHDEHPEYGWDTNFGYATKKHQEALIKFGPTKHHRQSFRLKYD from the coding sequence ATGGATTTGTTAAAAAAATGGTCAAATTTTTACGTTGAAGCAGGGTGTGATGAGGTAGGCAGGGGGTGTTTATGCGGGCCTGTGGTAGCTGCTGCCGTGATACTTGATGACAATTTTAACCAAAATTTGGTTAATGATTCAAAAAAACTGAATTTTAAAACCAGACTGAGTATTGACCAATATATTAAAGACCATGTTAAAGATTATGCTATTGCTGAACTGCCTCCCTGTTTTATTGATCAGCATAATATCCTCAATGCCAGCATTCATGCAATGCATCAGGCGCTTGATAAACTAACCATAAGGCCTGAACTGATTTTAGTAGACGGTAACAGATTCCATCCTTATAATTATATTCCTTATGAATGTATTATTAAAGGAGATGCAAAAGTCCTATCGATTGCAGCTGCTTCCATATTGGCGAAAAACTACAGGGACAGGTTGATGATTGAACTCCATGATGAGCACCCGGAATACGGGTGGGATACCAACTTTGGTTACGCCACTAAAAAACATCAGGAAGCGCTCATAAAATTCGGACCTACAAAACACCACCGCCAGTCTTTCAGGTTAAAATATGATTAA
- the yidC gene encoding membrane protein insertase YidC has protein sequence MQQNNGLDKSQMISFAVLCLVLFGFMFYFQNKQSKEEEVKAQQQKTEQAKNPVKPTQASNINPNVTPGAIQTARLSNKELNIEFAGLGGQVSKVELAEYKAYDHKTDKADLPLLLITKNNSDYGFQFKDKTGKVINTKDLVFAPAVNGNAVTMTADYNGAVIQFVYTLLDKYRLDFKVRTQGLAKVTADTKADFIWNYNVRNLEKGRAQEQSHSEFSYAFNNYKDYDYDGRTTMEEEKETLNWIGVKQQFFTSVIEAKSGFTQSKGNQENIEEGEYLKKLNYEGFVQMTGNELNQDFTWYFMPLDLPLLKSYDKNFDEILPLGWSFIGWMNRGFFIPIYNFISSWGVTAGWAIFLLTILVKLILSPIMYKQHKLSAMMRVIRPEIDEANAKLKDADAMKKQQATMEIYRKAGVNQMAGCLPALVQIPIFYALFRFFPNFIDLRGQGFWFAKDLTAYDDLIKLPFKVPFLGDHLSVFAIACTIVILIYTIMTSGNMQQPQQEGMPNMKVLMYIFPVTFLFFLNTSASGLSWYYFVSNAINILIILVIKYVILDEKKIHAQIQANKEKPKTEGKFQKRMREMMEKAQEQQKYQEQKKKK, from the coding sequence TTTATTTTCAGAACAAGCAATCGAAAGAAGAAGAGGTAAAAGCTCAGCAACAGAAAACCGAACAGGCTAAAAATCCTGTAAAACCAACTCAGGCAAGCAATATCAATCCAAATGTAACCCCCGGTGCGATCCAGACCGCTCGTCTTTCCAATAAAGAACTGAACATTGAGTTTGCCGGTTTAGGTGGCCAGGTTTCCAAAGTGGAACTTGCAGAATACAAAGCATACGATCATAAAACAGATAAAGCAGACCTTCCGCTTTTACTGATCACTAAAAACAATTCCGACTACGGGTTCCAGTTTAAAGATAAAACAGGAAAAGTAATCAATACCAAAGATTTGGTTTTTGCTCCGGCTGTTAACGGCAATGCAGTAACAATGACTGCTGATTATAACGGAGCTGTCATTCAGTTTGTATATACATTGCTGGATAAATACAGACTGGATTTCAAAGTAAGAACACAGGGGCTTGCAAAAGTAACCGCTGATACCAAGGCTGACTTTATCTGGAACTATAATGTAAGAAACCTGGAAAAGGGAAGGGCTCAGGAACAGTCTCACTCAGAATTTTCTTATGCCTTCAATAATTACAAGGATTATGATTATGACGGAAGGACTACCATGGAGGAAGAAAAAGAGACATTGAACTGGATCGGTGTAAAACAGCAGTTCTTTACTTCTGTTATCGAGGCTAAAAGCGGATTTACCCAAAGTAAGGGAAACCAGGAAAATATTGAAGAGGGAGAATATCTGAAAAAGCTGAATTATGAAGGTTTTGTTCAGATGACCGGAAATGAACTGAATCAGGATTTTACCTGGTATTTTATGCCGCTGGATTTACCGTTACTAAAATCGTACGATAAAAACTTTGACGAAATATTGCCATTGGGCTGGTCTTTCATCGGATGGATGAACAGGGGATTCTTTATTCCTATTTATAACTTCATTTCCTCATGGGGTGTAACAGCCGGCTGGGCGATTTTCTTATTGACCATTCTGGTTAAATTGATCTTATCACCGATCATGTACAAGCAACATAAGTTGAGTGCGATGATGAGGGTGATCCGTCCTGAAATTGATGAAGCCAATGCTAAATTAAAAGATGCTGATGCGATGAAAAAGCAGCAGGCTACTATGGAAATCTACAGAAAAGCCGGCGTCAACCAGATGGCAGGGTGTTTACCAGCACTGGTACAGATTCCTATTTTCTACGCCTTGTTCCGTTTCTTCCCGAATTTTATCGATTTGAGAGGGCAGGGCTTCTGGTTTGCAAAGGATCTGACGGCTTATGACGACCTGATTAAACTGCCGTTCAAAGTTCCTTTCTTAGGAGATCATTTAAGTGTGTTCGCTATTGCATGTACCATTGTTATTTTAATTTATACCATCATGACTTCCGGAAATATGCAGCAGCCCCAGCAGGAAGGCATGCCGAACATGAAGGTACTGATGTATATTTTCCCGGTTACGTTCCTGTTCTTCCTGAACACTTCCGCATCCGGATTATCATGGTATTATTTTGTATCCAATGCGATTAATATTCTGATTATTCTAGTCATTAAATATGTCATTCTTGATGAGAAGAAAATTCATGCCCAGATTCAGGCCAATAAGGAAAAGCCAAAGACTGAAGGTAAATTTCAGAAACGCATGAGGGAGATGATGGAGAAAGCTCAGGAACAGCAGAAATACCAGGAGCAGAAAAAGAAAAAATAA